Proteins from a genomic interval of Phalacrocorax aristotelis unplaced genomic scaffold, bGulAri2.1 scaffold_144, whole genome shotgun sequence:
- the LOC142051088 gene encoding feather beta keratin yields the protein MSCYDLCRPCGPTPLANSCNEPCVRQCQDSRVVIEPSPVVVTLPGPILSSFPQNTVVGSTTSAAVGSILSAEGVPISSGGFNISGLGGRYYGRRCLPC from the coding sequence ATGTCCTGCTACGATCTGTGCCGTCCCTGTGGGCCAACCCCGCTTGCCAACAGCTGCaacgagccctgtgtcaggcagtgccaggactcCCGGGTGGTGATCGAACCGTCTcccgtggtggtgaccctgcccggacccatcctcagctccttcccccagaaCACCGTTGTGGGATCCACCACCTCCGCTGCCgttggcagcatcctgagcGCTGAgggagtgcccatctcctccgggggcttTAACATCTCCGGCCTTGGTGGCCGCTACTACGGCAGAAGGTGCCTGCCCTGCTAA
- the LOC142051108 gene encoding feather keratin 3-like yields MSCYERCPSTSCGPTPLANSCNETCVRQCQDSTVVIQPSPVVVTLPGPILSSFPQNTTVGSSASAAVGSVLSAEGVPISSGGSSGFGSFGYPGLGSGYSRPYRRYNTYRSGFYGPC; encoded by the coding sequence ATGTCCTGCTATGAGAGGTGTCCTTCCACCTCCTGTGGCCCAACCCCACTGGCAAATAGCTGCAACGAGACCTGcgtcaggcagtgccaggactcAACAGTGGTGATCCAGCCCTCTcccgtggtggtgaccctgcccggacccatcctcagctccttcccccagaaCACCACTGTGGGATCCTCAGCATCCGCGGCTGTTGGGAGTGTGCTCAGCGCAGAgggagtgcccatctcctccgggggctCCTCGGGATTTGGGAGCTTTGGCTACCCAGGCCTGGGCAGTGGGTACAGCCGGCCCTACCGTCGCTACAACACCTACCGCAGTGGCTTCTATGGGCCGTGCTAA
- the LOC142051099 gene encoding uncharacterized protein LOC142051099 produces MSCYSESCGPCGVTCPQPTAESYNEPCVQQCPDSRAVIFPPPAVVTVPGPILSSFPQESIVRSSGPAWLGGSSSSQSSRGYGSSFGLGDNRGSFGLEGNGSYGSSLGLGGYGSSLGLGGSSGYGGSWGNRRSCGLGGYGSSLGLGGSSGYGGYRGSLGYGHSLGSGGDVGSRGSLGYGGQYGSSGRSYSSGFSSCGMGCYLPGAQRWVRSRRGSCGAF; encoded by the exons ATGTCTTGCTACAGCGAGTCCTGCGGTCCCTGTGGGGTGACCTGCCCTCAGCCAACTGCCGAGAGCTACAATGAGCCATGTGTGCAGCAATGCCCGGACTCCAGAGCAGTGATCTTCCCCCCGCCGGCTGTGGTGACAGTCCCAGGCCCCATACTCAGCTCTTTTCCTCAGGAGAGCATTGTGAGATCGTCAggcccagcctggctggggggtTCCTCCAGTTCCCAAAGCTCCCGGGGCTATGGGAGCTCCTTTGGTTTGGGGGACAATAGGGGCTCCTTTGGTTTGGAAGGCAATGGGAGTTATGGGAGCTCCCTGGGTTTGGGGGGTTATGGGAGCTCCTTGGGCTTGGGTGGTTCCTCTGGGTATGGGGGTTCCTGGGGCAATAGGAGATCCTGTGGTTTGGGGGGTTATGGGAGCTCCTTGGGCTTGGGGGGTTCCTCTG GCTATGGAGGCTACAGGGGCTCACTTGGGTATGGCCATTCCCTAGGTTCTGGAGGTGACGTGGGCTCCAGGGGCTCCCTGGGCTACGGGGGCCAGTATGGGTCCAGCGGGAGGTCCTACAGCTCTGGCTTCTCCTCCTGTGGCATGGGGTGTTACCTGCCTGGTGCGCAGAGGTGGGTCAGGTCCCGCCGTGGGAGCTGTGGGGCTTTCTAA
- the LOC142051102 gene encoding uncharacterized protein LOC142051102, with the protein MSCYSESCGPCGVTCPQPTAESYNEPCVQQCPDSRAVIFPPPAVVTVPGPILSSFPQESIVGSSGPAWLGGSSSSQSSRGYGSSFGLGDNRGSFGLEGNGSYGSSLGLRGYGSSLGLRGYGSSLGLGGSSGYGGSWGNRRSCGLGGYGSSLGLGGSSGYGGYRGSLGYGHSLGSGGDVGSRGSLGYGGQYGSSGRSYSSGFSSCGMGCYLPGAQRWVRSHRGSCGAF; encoded by the exons ATGTCTTGCTACAGCGAGTCCTGCGGTCCCTGTGGGGTGACCTGCCCTCAGCCGACTGCCGAGAGCTACAATGAGCCATGTGTGCAGCAATGCCCGGACTCCAGAGCAGTGATCTTCCCCCCGCCGGCTGTGGTGACAGTCCCAGGCCCCATACTCAGCTCTTTTCCTCAGGAGAGCATTGTGGGATCGTCAggcccagcctggctggggggtTCCTCCAGTTCCCAAAGCTCCCGGGGCTATGGGAGCTCCTTTGGTTTGGGGGACAATAGGGGCTCCTTTGGTTTGGAAGGCAATGGGAGTTATGGGAGCTCCCTGGGTTTGAGGGGTTATGGGAGCTCCCTGGGTTTAAGGGGCTATGGGAGCTCCCTGGGCTTGGGTGGTTCCTCTGGGTATGGGGGTTCCTGGGGCAATAGGAGATCCTGTGGTTTGGGGGGTTATGGGAGCTCCTTGGGCTTGGGGGGTTCCTCTG GCTATGGAGGCTACAGGGGCTCACTTGGGTATGGCCATTCCCTAGGTTCTGGAGGTGACGTGGGCTCCAGGGGCTCCCTGGGCTACGGGGGCCAGTATGGGTCCAGCGGGAGGTCCTACAGCTCTGGCTTCTCCTCCTGTGGCATGGGGTGTTACCTGCCTGGTGCGCAGAGGTGGGTCAGGTCCCACCGTGGGAGCTGTGGGGCTTTCTAA